A region from the Lolium perenne isolate Kyuss_39 chromosome 4, Kyuss_2.0, whole genome shotgun sequence genome encodes:
- the LOC127349262 gene encoding uncharacterized protein translates to MSDHVRALLALLEMKKLEYKRGKLLPLGFIDPNTVHEVTVRDFAKDTEDNIVMFLEKQADKEDIFFPYNFNFHFILLIIDLHLGVVKVMDSKRKEYAEWADMAAILQRAWKRFINTVPGKWKPELTFEDYPCMRQEQGNNLCGYYVCTFMRDMACPKGGDARIHHTRMTRLRDTLITADQIKAIQEEIAGFFITEALTPGGEHYRQIVTAEDIRRGDVVL, encoded by the exons aatgaagaagctggaatacaaaagaggcaagctcctaccgctggggttcatagacccaaacacagttcatgaagttacggttcgagacttcgccaaggacacagaggacaacatcgtaatgtttttagagaagcaagcagacaaagaggatatattctttccctacaacttcaa tttccactttattctcctaatcattgatcttcaccttggagtcgtaaaagtcatggactcgaaacgtaaagaatatgcggaatgggcggacatggctgccatcctccagag ggcttggaaacggttcatcaatactgttccgggtaaatggaaaccggagcttacatttgaagattaccct tgtatgaggcaggaacaagggaataacttatgtggatactacgtctgcaccttcatgcgtgacatggcctgtcccaagggtggggatgcccgtatacaccacactcgt atgacacgcctgcgggacactctcataacagcggatcaaataaaagcaattcaagaggaaatcgcgggattctttattaccgaggcccttaccccaggtggagagcactatcggcagatcgtgacggcggaggatattcgtcgaggagatgttgtattgtaa